In a genomic window of Brassica rapa cultivar Chiifu-401-42 chromosome A10, CAAS_Brap_v3.01, whole genome shotgun sequence:
- the LOC103845608 gene encoding non-structural maintenance of chromosomes element 1 homolog, whose product MVSLSWKHHTLIQALISRGPLKEKEFQSIFTAVTGRNPGAAKKIFDKYLLEINKELSYVHFELRACRDQYDGQVCYGVVNTVSDDQSKLGTKYSVPQIAFFKGIIEAIAQDEAAQGCISGFDALNIRLENQLPSEASSSQQQQAPAAFKNFSMSQKDKTLDELVRDKWLCRTSEGNIGLGIRSLLDLRSWFRNNDVPSCEVCNEAGVKADLCPNEGCTVRIHKYCLKNLLSQRDDKVCSGCGKPWPLGKVTKEEAVEAAVDDEEENETQATTALRSKKRKGRSQRDSAENFSSQASLASSSGATRRRVTRSAAHLN is encoded by the exons ATGGTATCGCTAAGCTGGAAGCACCACACGCTAATTCAAGCTCTGATTTCGCGAGGCCCTCTCAAGGAGAAAGAGTTTCAATCCATCTTCACCGCCGTCACCGGCAGAAACCCTG gaGCTGCTAAGAAGATATTTGATAAGTACCTTCTTGAGATCAACAAAGAGCTCTCGTATGTTCACTTTGAGCTGAGGGCTTGTAGAGATCAGTATGATGGTCAAGTTTGTTACGGAGTTGTTAACACTGTCTCTGATGATCAATCCAAACTCGGGACTAAGTATTCTGTTCCGCAGATTGCCTTCTTTAAAGGCATT ATAGAAGCAATTGCACAGGATGAAGCTGCTCAAGGTTGCATATCTGGCTTTGATGCCCTCAATATCCGATTGGAGAATCAG TTACCAAGTGAAGCCAGCAGCAGTCAACAGCAGCAAGCCCCAGCTGCATTCAAGAACTTCTCAATGTCGCAGAAGGACAAAACTCTCGATGAGCTTGTAAGGGACAAATGGCTGTGCCGCACAAGTGAGGGTAACATCGGACTTGGTATACGATCTCTTCTTGACCTGCGCAGTTGGTTCAGGAACAATGATGTTCCCTCCTGCGAGGTTTGCAATGAAGCTGGTGTTAAG GCGGATTTGTGTCCAAATGAAGGTTGTACAGTCCGGATACACAAGTACTGCCTCAAAAACTTGTTATCTCAAAGG GATGATAAAGTTTGCTCAGGCTGCGGGAAGCCATGGCCTTTGGGTAAAGTTACAAAAGAAGAAGCTGTTGAAGCAGCAGTGGATGATGAGGAGGAAAACGAGACTCAAGCCACAACAGCTTTAAGGtccaagaaaagaaaaggaaggaGCCAAAGAGACTCAGCTGAAAACTTTTCTTCCCAGGCTTCTTTAGCCTCTAGTAGTGGTGCCACTAGGAGAAGAGTAACTCGTAGCGCTGCACacttaaattag
- the LOC103845609 gene encoding ETHYLENE INSENSITIVE 3-like 2 protein, whose protein sequence is MYNTNIGMFPTLVTSPVPRFPEGETCFASPNATCNDPTEEEMEIEELEKKIWKDKQRLKKLKEMSKNGLGRASLKQPPDDEHSRKRMMYQAQDGILKYMSKTMERCKAKGFVYGVVFENGRTVTGSSDNLRGWWRDQVRFDRNGPAAILKHQREINLSSTDGNELGSSEDGGDCTAHKLLELQDTTLGALLSALMPNCKPPQRRYPLEKGVPPPWWPTGKEDWWGDLPLPDGCRGHPPAYRKPHGLKKMWKVGILIGVIRHMMASDITDIVKLVGRSRTLQEKMTSREGSLWLAALNREKAIAAQSQKQPLTFSEEDGTGGEMDALFPEPADYEVEGSVGPRHRLNQQFHGFDNNNFNSGYNNKRRFEGESLHPGTNLTCENSPCPYSRPEMGFNDRVLRENHQMTCPYKQPTPFYQPAEPFGMPYPDYNRSFYGNRPESQVGMQQQQQQVQSIPDYFTQSNNLYRPKAAERGGNTSVMNHNTNNGYAQTVGMENYHQNQDQDLSMPWIQ, encoded by the coding sequence ATGTATAACACCAATATAGGGATGTTCCCCACTTTAGTAACAAGCCCAGTGCCTCGTTTCCCCGAAGGAGAGACGTGTTTCGCATCACCTAACGCTACGTGCAACGACCCTACTGAAGAAGAAATGGAGATAGAGGAGCTTGAGAAGAAGATCTGGAAAGACAAGCAGCGTTTAAAGAAACTCAAGGAGATGTCCAAGAACGGGTTAGGTAGAGCATCGTTGAAGCAGCCTCCTGACGATGAACATTCGAGAAAGAGAATGATGTACCAGGCACAGGACGGGATCTTAAAGTACATGTCCAAGACAATGGAGCGTTGCAAAGCTAAAGGCTTCGTGTACGGCGTCGTTTTCGAGAACGGGAGAACCGTAACGGGGTCTTCTGACAATCTCCGTGGATGGTGGAGAGACCAAGTGAGGTTTGATAGGAACGGACCAGCTGCTATACTGAAGCACCAGAGAGAGATCAATCTCTCCTCCACTGATGGAAATGAGTTAGGATCCTCTGAGGATGGAGGAGATTGTACTGCGCATAAGTTGCTTGAGCTGCAAGATACAACTCTAGGAGCTCTTTTATCTGCTCTGATGCCTAACTGCAAGCCTCCTCAGAGGCGATACCCTTTGGAGAAAGGCGTGCCGCCGCCTTGGTGGCCGACGGGGAAAGAAGACTGGTGGGGTGATCTGCCTTTACCCGATGGTTGTAGAGGACATCCTCCTGCTTACAGGAAGCCTCATGGCCTCAAGAAGATGTGGAAGGTTGGTATTTTGATTGGTGTGATCAGACATATGATGGCTTCAGACATTACCGACATAGTGAAGCTGGTGGGACGGTCTAGGACTCTGCAGGAGAAGATGACTTCAAGAGAAGGCTCTTTATGGCTAGCTGCTTTGAACAGAGAGAAGGCCATTGCTGCTCAGAGTCAGAAGCAGCCTTTAACCTTCTCGGAAGAGGATGGAACTGGTGGGGAGATGGATGCTCTATTCCCTGAACCTGCAGATTATGAGGTTGAAGGAAGTGTTGGGCCTCGTCATCGTCTCAACCAGCAGTTTCATGGATTTGACAACAACAATTTCAATAGTGGTTATAACAACAAGAGGAGGTTTGAAGGAGAGTCACTTCATCCAGGAACGAACCTAACTTGTGAGAACAGTCCCTGTCCTTATAGCAGACCAGAGATGGGATTCAATGACAGGGTCTTAAGAGAGAATCACCAAATGACTTGTCCTTATAAACAACCCACACCCTTTTACCAACCCGCTGAACCTTTTGGTATGCCTTATCCGGATTATAACCGGAGTTTTTATGGAAACAGACCGGAGAGCCAAGTGGGaatgcagcagcagcagcagcaagttCAGAGCATTCCAGACTATTTTACTCAATCCAACAATCTCTACAGACCAAAAGCAGCAGAAAGAGGAGGTAATACTTCGGTGATGAATCATAATACCAACAATGGCTATGCGCAAACAGTAGGGATGGAGAACTATCATCAGAATCAAGATCAAGACTTGTCCATGCCTTGGATTCAGTGA
- the LOC103845610 gene encoding L-ascorbate oxidase yields the protein MGVWWIVVVALLAHTASAAVREYHWEVEYKFGFPDCKEGMVMAVNGQFPGPTIHALAGDTIVVHLTNKLATEGLVIHWHGIRQLGSPWADGAAGVTQCAITPGETFTYKFTVDKPGTHFYHGHYGMQRSAGLYGSLIIDAAKGKIEPLRYDGEFNLLLSDWWHESVLSQELGLSAKPMRWIGEAQSILINGRGQFKCSLAAQFSNATAQFSNTSLPMCKFKKGDQCAPQRLHVEPNKTYRIRLASTTGLASLNFAVQGHKLVVVEADGNYITPFATSDVDIYSGESYSVLLTTDQDPSQNYWISVGVRGRKPKTPPALTVLHYVTAPSSQPPSSPPPETPRWNDFDRSRNFSKRIFSAMGSPPPPRKFKKRLILLNTQNMIDGATKWALNNVSLVVPATPYLGSVKYKLRRGFDRKSPPTTFPMDYDIMNPPRNRNTTKGNGIYVFPFNVTVDVILQNANGLDANASEIHPWHLHGHDFWVLGYGEGKFRPGIDEKTYNLKNPPLRNTVALYPYGWTALRFVTDNPGVWFFHCHIEPHLHMGMGVVFAEGLNRIGKVPDEALGCGLTKQFLMNRNNP from the exons ATGGGTGTGTGGTGGATAGTGGTGGTGGCTCTCTTGGCTCACACGGCGTCTGCCGCCGTGAGAGAGTATCATTGGGAGGTTGAGTACAAGTTCGGATTTCCCGACTGCAAAGAAGGTATGGTTATGGCCGTCAACGGCCAGTTTCCCGGTCCCACCATACACGCCCTCGCTGGAGACACCATCGTCGTCCATCTCACCAACAAACTCGCCACCGAAGGCCTTGTCATTCATTGGCATGGAATTCGTCAG tTGGGAAGTCCATGGGCAGATGGAGCAGCTGGAGTTACTCAGTGTGCCATTACCCCTGGCGAGACTTTCACCTACAAATTCACTGTTGATAAG CCGGGAACACATTTCTACCATGGGCACTACGGCATGCAGAGATCAGCTGGGCTATACGGATCATTGATTATAGACGCAGCGAAAGGGAAGATAGAGCCACTGAGATATGACGGAGAGTTTAATCTCTTGCTAAGCGATTGGTGGCATGAGAGTGTTCTCTCCCAGGAACTCGGTCTTTCTGCCAAACCTATGCGCTGGATCGGTGAAGCTCAG AGCATATTGATCAATGGGAGAGGACAATTTAAATGTTCATTGGCGGCGCAATTCAGCAACGCGACGGCACAGTTCAGCAATACGTCGCTACCTATGTGCAAGTTTAAAAAAGGAGATCAATGCGCACCACAGAGACTACACGTGGAGCCTAACAAGACTTACCGAATCAGACTCGCCAGCACCACCGGTCTTGCCTCCCTCAACTTTGCTGTTCag GGACACAAGCTAGTGGTGGTGGAGGCTGACGGCAACTACATCACACCGTTCGCCACCAGCGATGTCGATATATATTCCGGCGAGAGCTACTCCGTCCTTCTCACCACCGATCAAGACCCTTCCCAAAACTACTGGATCTCCGTCGGCGTTCGCGGCCGGAAACCAAAGACACCTCCAGCACTCACTGTCTTACACTACGTAACCGCCCCTTCTTCTCAACCCCCATCTTCTCCGCCGCCGGAGACTCCGCGATGGAACGATTTCGATCGGAGCAGGAACTTCTCAAAGAGGATCTTCTCCGCGATGGGATCGCCACCCCCGCCGAGGAAATTCAAAAAACGGCTGATCCTCCTCAACACTCAGAACATGATCGACGGTGCAACAAAATGGGCTCTCAACAACGTCTCCCTCGTGGTTCCGGCGACGCCGTATCTCGGATCCGTCAAGTACAAACTGAGACGCGGATTCGATCGTAAGTCGCCGCCGACGACTTTCCCGATGGATTACGATATCATGAATCCGCCGCGAAACCGTAACACAACGAAAGGAAACGGGATCTACGTTTTTCCGTTTAACGTAACCGTCGACGTGATTCTCCAAAACGCTAACGGCTTAGACGCAAACGCTAGCGAGATCCATCCGTGGCATCTCCACGGTCATgatttttgggttttgggttaCGGCGAAGGGAAGTTCCGTCCAGGGATTGATGAGAAGACGTATAATCTGAAGAATCCGCCGTTACGGAATACGGTGGCGTTGTATCCGTATGGATGGACGGCGTTAAGATTTGTAACGGACAATCCTGGGGTTTGGTTTTTTCATTGTCACATTGAGCCGCATTTGCATATGGGTATGGGTGTGGTTTTCGCTGAGGGATTAAACCGGATTGGTAAGGTACCTGATGAGGCGTTAGGTTGCGGTTTAACCAAGCAATTTCTGATGAACCGGAATAACCCTTAG